From the genome of Pelobates fuscus isolate aPelFus1 chromosome 6, aPelFus1.pri, whole genome shotgun sequence, one region includes:
- the TCFL5 gene encoding transcription factor-like 5 protein, giving the protein MYSSIQAQSMASSTHTLSSDPTASTGPRGSREVMGNEQAMNFTATDLNIVEMTEVEYTQLQQILYSHMDAQASEGEMEAKLNSSFYTASNSSSLSQYLSSSVKNQTSFTTSSSGGPSVHHGIYQSALVSESSMLTSNHSLGPPDFKDFKSLMLNESHLTLNQAEKTPSENNKDPKRLSLARVQHCDNTGGTNKENENLLPNCEARSKSTVRVRLEDRFNSMKAEMPRSQELQESGVPMNNLVNLIRHPSQLIGVQQQSKCSTLVKNKASPGTSALPFAYPVFTSGSNSSGNGNSSQSQTSSSAGCMSSCPLSEVSIHQELSMPRTFSFCYQQEVEPANQTVGTQNKHLPDQVWIKVGGALFSKLALHKRSRGRMRQLDTSAEQNVLNDIQNVLDGQSKTTSLPSTQPNVSESTVGSQKQSGTSQRREKHNRMERDRRRRIRVCCDELNNLVPFCNVDTDKATTLQWTTAFLKYIQERHGESLRKEFESVFCGKTGRRLKLKSSEGLRAGLVQEMAQRSSATGIQ; this is encoded by the exons ATGTACAGTTCAATCCAAGCGCAGAGCATGGCATCAAGCACCCATACCCTCTCATCCGACCCTACTGCTTCTACAGGGCCCAGAGGTTCCAGGGAAGTCATGGGGAATGAACAGGCCATGAATTTTACAGCCACTGACTTAAACATAGTGGAAATGACTGAGGTGGAGTATACACAGCTTCAGCAAATCCTTTATTCACACATGGACGCTCAAGCCTCAGAGGGGGAAATGGAGGCCAAGCTTAACTCTTCTTTCTACACAGCCAGCAACTCATCAAGCCTTTCCCAGTATCTATCCTCCAGTGTGAAAAACCAAACCAGCTTCACTACTTCTAGTTCAGGAGGGCCCAGTGTTCACCATGGAATATACCAGTCAGCTCTGGTGTCTGAGAGTAGCATGCTTACTTCCAACCATTCCCTTGGACCCCCAGACTTTAAGGACTTTAAGTCGCTAATGCTGAACGAGTCCCACCTGACTTTAAACCAAGCTGAGAAGACTCCGAGCGAGAATAATAAAGATCCCAAGAGGTTAAGCTTGGCCCGAGTACAGCATTGTGATAATACTGGTGGAACCAATAAAGAAAATGAGAACTTGCTGCCAAATTGCGAAGCCAGGTCTAAATCCACAGTTCGTGTTCGGTTAGAGGACAGATTCAACAGTATGAAGGCTGAAATGCCCAGGTCGCAAGAACTGCAGGAGTCTGGGGTTCCCATGAACAA TTTGGTGAACCTAATTCGCCACCCTTCGCAACTCATCGGCGTCCAACAGCAGAGCAAGTGTTCCACGCTGGTGAAAAATAAAGCATCGCCTGGCACATCTGCACTACCGTTTGCTTACCCAGTGTTCACAAGTGGCAGCAATTCTAGTGGGAATGGAAATAGTTCCCAAAGCCAG ACCAGTTCCTCTGCAGGCTGCATGAGTTCTTGCCCTCTCTCCGAAGTATCCATACACCAGGAATTATCGATGCCAAGGACATTTTCCTTTTGCTATCAGCAGGAAGTTGAACCGGCTAATCAGACTGTAGGCACGCAAAATAAACACTTACctgatcaagtgtggataaaagtgGGAGGTG CTTTATTTTCTAAACTAGCACTCCACAAAAGAAGTCGTGGTCGAATGCGCCAGCTGGACACCAGCGCCGAACAGAACGTGCTTAATGACATACAGAATGTGCTCGACGGTCAAAGCAAGACAACTTCTTTGCCATCCACACAACCAAATGTTAGTGAGTCCACAGTGGGCAGCCAGAAACAATCAGGAACTTCTCAGCGGCGGGAGAAGCATAACCGTATGGAGAGAGATAGACG gcgcAGAATAAGGGTTTGCTGTGATGAACTGAACAATTTAGTTCCGTTTTGTAATGTTGACACAGATAAAGCCACAACTTTGCAATGGACTACTGCATTTCTGAAATATATCCAGGAGAGACATGGAGAATCACTCAGAAAG GAATTTGAAAGTGTATTTTGTGGAAAAACAGGAAGACGATTAAAATTGAAGTCATCTGAAGGCTTAAGGGCTGGCCTTGTTCAGGAGATGGCCCAGAGAAGCTCAGCCACAGGTATCCAGTAA